The genomic region GTATGATTTATTCACTGCAAAAGTACGAGTATACAATTTGGGCGTACTAGTTATTCTTTTGCTTTGTTAAGAATCTAGTGAATTTCGTTGCTTTTGTTAAGGTTACTTTTCTCGTTGGGCTGCTCTCCGGAAGCTGCTCTTTCAGTTTCTTGATTGTGAAGGAGGTACAGACGGCAAAGGTCACACAAAGAAACAGATATTATCAATTGGAGCTGGATTCGATACGACATTTTTTCAGTTACAGGTGCGTGAGTTTTCTTGGGAGTTGTGCTATTTCAGCACATTAATGCTTGATGAACCTAAGGCTTGCTTTTCGTCTCTCAGCATCCTACATGTTTATCTATTATGTTTTGTATGTTCTGGGCTTTAATAGATGTGAAATCTAATTACATTTGTAAAATTTCACTCCACAAGGCCAATGAgttctagctcaaatggcacctcctccACTTGTAAGCACAAGGTGGAAGGTGAGGTTGTGGGTCAATACCCACTGGGGGTGAGTCTTAacggaccaaaatgaaaattactTTGTAAAGTAGTTTCAGAATGTGATACTTTTTTCCTCTCTATATGCCTATGGTTGTTACTATCTTGTACAGTTCTTTTTTAAACTTAAGTTTAATTAttgatttgtttacaaaaatTCTGCAACGtgattgaatttttgttttggcaGGATGAGGGGAAAGTACCATATCTATATGTGGAGCTGGATTTCAAGGAGGTGCAAGTTTGACACAATCATTACTATCCCATGGGTTTCGTTAGCAATGCACTAGCTTATTTTTGTGGGTTAGTTTTTGAGAATGCATATTATGTGGAAGAAACTTATGTGAACGTATCCAATTCGGCAATTCCTGCCAGATAAAGTCTGCTTTCACTTCACCAGATCTTTAGTTAACTGTCCAATAGCAAACATATGTTGCGTTCAACTCAATGTatttactactattattatgTTATGCAAGAAAGTTAGGGCTTTTATTGATAAGTAGTTTTGTGGCCTTTGATTGTTAGGTAACTAGTAAAAAGGCAGCGTTCATTGAAAGCTACAGTCAGTTGAGGGACAAAGTTGGTGCATCAGCATCAATCTCCCGAGGTAAGCCCCTGGGTTTGTTGATGCTGTAAATCCATGATGGTTTTGAATAAATTTGTCACTGGGCCTTACACTTTGATAGTGCTTGTGCTGTTTGTCTTTGGTCACCTGTCTCATACTGAGCTAACCTCTCACAAACACATCTGCACTAAATCTTTAGCATGCAAGTATATATCCTTTTTACAGGAGTGACATGTATTCTATTTTAGTCACTCTATGATGTCTTGTTGATGCAATACTTTATGTGAAGTTGAAAGTATCTTCACTGTGTAGGTTTAAggttttttaaagttttaagtaTAAGTTGAAACTAAATACCTCAAAGGTGTTATAAGTTTTAGGAGGGCTATCACATGTTTGAGCTGTAGTTGcgtttatataaaaagttactCAGAAAAAGTGCAAAACTTGTATGGCTGTTGGGATTTCCATTTGGTTTGTTATGTATTAATGCTAAGTGTGCAAAATGTAGTGGCATTTACTTCACTGATACACTTGCTGGAATTGATTTGCAGACTTCCTATAAGGTTTTCTTTGATGGTTAAATATAGATGCATATATAACTCAAGATGACTGCGTTTTCTTGAATGTACGTAATTGGATATTGATCTGCTCTGCTTAAACTAATTGTTCATATCTTACTTTTCAGAGAAAGGAGAAGTGCTTAGTGATCACTACAAGTTACTCCCCATTGATCTGCGTGATTTGCAAAAATTAGATGATGTCATAGCTTTGGCTGATATGGATCCCAGGTATATGCACAGAATCAATGCTCTTTTTTTctagttaaaattttatagtCTTTTACATACTTTGGGAAATTCGGACAGTTGACGTCTCCTTTTAAGACTTATGTAATCAACCATGCCATTCTCTAGCTACTTTCTGTTTATTTCTTGTGTTTTACACATGTAATCATTAAATCTCCATCATGTTTTACCTATGGTGAGAGCTACCAGGGTTTCTGCTGATTCTGTTTACAGATggattcaaaatttatatgctCTGTTTTGTATTTGAGGGGTGTTCCCACTTTAGGGCTTTATGATATATGGTTATTTGTATTCGTGCTGAGAGATGATAATTCTGATCTTGTTATCAGTCTGCCAACATTTATCATTGCAGAGTGTGTTTTAATATACTTGGACCCAGATTCAACGCGTGGTATTGTTGGCTGGGCTGCAAAATCATTTTCTACagcaatatttttcttatatgagCAGGTATACACTTTTCAAACCTAAGAATATTCATTTTTTCTGTTCGTTGATTGCTTCTTTTCTTGATGTTTCTAGTTCCCAGCTTCTTTAGATTTCCATTTGTGATATTGTATTATTACACGGTTGCTTAAGATGGTATAAAAAGTatggtttatttttttccctctcccaTCAGATCCATCCAGATGATGCTTTTGGACAGCAAATGATCAGAAATTTGGAGGTATGGataaattttctttaacatattaGGCTTCATTCTTTGAACCATTTaggttattttcttctttcgTCTGTAAGTGGATTCATTTGAGCTCTAAAGATGTTTATTTATTCCATTTGGTAATGAATGAAAGACGTATAGGGAAATTAGAGGACAAAATATGAGTAAAAGAGTGCCAGACAGAAGCAcaaagttgagagagagagagagagagagagagatcatagAACATTTCCTAAGCTTCCTTAGTTTCAAAGAGCAAACTTACAATTTCATTCACCAACCTTTAAACCAAGGAAGGCAGAGTCCTAAAATAAGTTCACCAGAATACCAGAGAAGCACATGTAGAGTGTAAGTTTCCTTGATTTGAAACTAACTATAGGTAAAAGAGTGTAGCAAACTAGCAATTTTCTCCTAGAACACTGAATAAATAATAACAGAGTCACGGAACTTTCTGTGACTGTGCTTATGTGATAAAAATTGTTGCTTCTGCGTGTTGATAGATTGCGAAAATTCTCTCCAATATTACTGTTGAACAAGCAAAGATATTTTCACAAAAGAAGTCATTCGGGTAATCTGATGATCCTTTCCCCAAAGCATGCTGGTTTAAGCAATTTGGATTCTCATTGAGGTCCACATAGTAGAATTCTTCTGATATCTAGTGAACCAGGGTCCTAGTTTTTGGAAACAGAGCTTTaaactattttatctttttcatattcattttcttacttattttttattttttattttcttcatttgtttcctTCTGATGGGCTACTTAATGGTGCATGCCATTCTATCAGATTCAAACCCTGATTACAAGTctgaatatttttaatgaaaaagattCTGTTTGAGGAAATGTAGAAATAGGTGTAAGAGATATTGGGGGAGAGATTATAGATTTATAGTGGGTTGCATGCACAGAGAGAGGAGGTTTCAAAAGATGGGTTTGACTCGTgaatttttatggttttttcaACCCTAGATGTTAAAATTTCTGTACAATTGACATGAATAGATTTCGGAAAGGGTTACTAGCccttatttgtgtgtgtgtgtgtgtgtgtgaatcatTCCCTAGAAATACAAGGATTCctgaattttaaaattgggaTCAATGGGATGTACTATTTTTCTTAACAATTACATATATTTGTATTGAGTTTACATATGCAAGTTTTATggaacttaaataaataaataattacatgcTTAATGCTTGATGCACCTTACACTTCATTctacttagggtccgtttggttgggagAATGAAAAACTTGGAGGATAGGAAAtagagagaggatggaaaaatgggagaatagaaaagattttagttttcctcatttgtgtttggttgggagggtggaaaagtagagggatggaaaatttttttgtttggttgaaaataaagtttttataaaaataaaaataaaaataaaataaaaataaaaagaaaaagaaaaagaaaaagaaaagaagccaaCACATACAgacaaaatcaaagaacaaaaaaagaaaaaagaaggcaaCACGTtaacagagagaaaaaaaaaaagaaggcaacatgttaaccaaaaaaaaatccaacacgTTGGAGGTGAAGTCCAACATGAGGGGTATTTTCGGAAGCTCATTTCATGATCTTCCCCCTCTCaattttctccccattttggggagaaaactTTTCGTGGGCCCGGGGAGAAAACACCTAGGccccaccatttattttccttcttccttatccaaccaaacacactcaaaaaagttttccttcccATTTTCTCTATAAAGTTTTTCATCCACCCTATTTTACCTTttaacaaacacacccttagtgTCTACTCCAGTGATTAGGTGTTCCTAAAATGCCTTAACTAGATAGAAATTGTCATTATCGATTTCAA from Castanea sativa cultivar Marrone di Chiusa Pesio chromosome 11, ASM4071231v1 harbors:
- the LOC142618055 gene encoding leucine carboxyl methyltransferase 1 homolog, which translates into the protein MSKQHEPASDSHSNTVAVQATNDDASASKLSCVKKGYMKDDYIHLFVRRPVRRSPIINRGYFSRWAALRKLLFQFLDCEGGTDGKGHTKKQILSIGAGFDTTFFQLQDEGKVPYLYVELDFKEVTSKKAAFIESYSQLRDKVGASASISREKGEVLSDHYKLLPIDLRDLQKLDDVIALADMDPSLPTFIIAECVLIYLDPDSTRGIVGWAAKSFSTAIFFLYEQIHPDDAFGQQMIRNLESRGCALLGLHATPTLLAKEKLFLNQGWQRAVAWDMLRVYSNFIEAQERRRIERLELFDEFEEWHMMQEHYCVAYAINDAMGLFGDFGFPNDQQHVPNSSPASP